In the genome of Sphingopyxis sp. YF1, the window CACGCCGGGTTCGTGTTGGCATTCCGAGCCCTGGCTTCCGCTAGGGATCACATCTTCAGCAGCTGCTTCCCGCCGCCGCTAGCGGCCTGCTTCTGCTCCCCGGCACTTGTCGCGGGGTGGCTCGTTGCAGTCGCGCAAAGAAAAAGCCCGCGCCGAACCGCGGGCCTTGTCGTCCCCCTGCCAAGGGGATTGTGCTCAGAAGGGCACCCAGCTCTGCTTCTTGCGGAACTTCATATAGCCGACGTTCGCGCCGAGACGCGCGCCGACGCCGACGCGGATGGGGATCAGCACGACATCGCCGCGGCGGAGATACGAGGCGTTGAAGCCACCGATCAGGTAAGCGGCGCCTTCGCCGGCGGGGTAACGCTTGTAGAGATCGTTGCTGTCGAACAGGTTGTAGACGAGCACGAAGGTGTTGCCGGCGTTGGCGCCAGCGTCGAACCCGACCGAAGGCCCGGTCCAGTAGGCGGGCATTTCACCCTCGATCTTGTGATAGAGCGTGCCCGACCCGTAGCGCACGCCGAGCACGAGCGCGCCGCTAGCCTCGCGGCCGACGATATAGGCGTTGGGCTCGCCCTGCTTCTTGAGGATGTCCTCGATCATACTCGCGAGGCCCTGCGCGCCCTTGCCGAACACGCCTTCGGCGGCGCCGATCAGGTCATCCTTCTTGTAGGTCGACCCGGGGGGCGCCGTGGTCGCGGCGACCGCCGGATCGCCCGTCGTTGCGGCAACGCCGCTGTCACTAGTGATCTGCTGGTCGCCGGTGGCGAGATCGCTGTCGAGCGACGAATCGCTGTAGGTCTCGGCGGGCGGCGGCGGGGGCGGGGTGTCGAGATCGGCATCGATCGCGCTGTTCGGGTCGATCTGGGTCATCTGTGCCGCGGCGGGCAGCGATGACAGGCCGAGGCCGATCGAGGCGACCGCCATGGCGGCGAATCTGGTGAACGAAAGACGCATATAATCCCCCAAAAATCCGGGCCGTGGACGCAAAGCCGCATCGCGGCGCGCATTTACCATGACTCGGTTTGGGCGGCGGGCAATGAACCGGCGATGACTTGAGTCGATTTTGCGCCAGACCGAATCGGAACGCACGACAAATTGATGGTGCGGCGTCAAAAAAGGGCAATGTTAGGCGTTGCGGGGCGCGAGGCGCATGGCTATAGCGACCCGCCTAGGCCAGCCTGTCGTTAGCGCGACAGACCATGCGGAGACGTGGGTGAGTGGCTGAAACCAACGGTTTGCTAAACCGTCGTACTGGTAAATCCGGTACCGAGGGTTCGAATCCCTCCGTCTCCGCCACCTACCTATCCGCAAGCGCCTGCAAAGCCGAATTTTCCAGGCCCGGTCGTCGGGGAACTCGGCGAAAGGCGATCTGCGTCGCAAGGAAGAGATCGACGCAGATTGTCCCGCGCCTTCCGCGACGCGGGCGGTCGCGGCGCCGACCGTGCTTCGACTGGAGGCTATTCGCGATGGCGTCTTCGCCATCCCCTTCCGGCGGAGTTCCGGCTTCCGGTCGGGGAGTGGCGCGCGGCGGATCGGTCAGTGTTCGCGGACGACGAGTTCCTTGCCGGCGTAGCGCGCGGGTGCCACCCGCTCGATCCGCTGCGTCTTGCGGCCCTGCTTGCCCATGAACGTCACTTCGACAGTCACCGGCGCCATCGTCGCGAGGCCGAAATGGACGGGCTGTGTCCCCTGCGAATTATAGCCTTCGCCGGTCGACACCTGACGCGTGGCGAGGACCGCTCCGGCGGCGTCGGTGAGACGCACTTCGGCGCCCATGCGCGTGAACCGTCCCGCCTTGTCGAGGACGCGCACGGCAAGGCTGCGCCGCGCGGCCGCCTGGTCGAGGTCGTTGTGGAAGAGGAAATGGCCGCCGGTGTCGGTGTAGCCGCGCGTCACCGAGAGATCGAGCGCACCGTCGCGGTCATAATCGATCCACTGGACGCCGTGATCGGCGACGTCGAGCGTGGAACCGGGCGGCAGGACATTGGCGAACCCCTTGCCGCCGAGATTGCGGAAGAGGCGGTTCGCGGGCTGCTGCGCGCCCGATCTGCCGGTGTAGGCGGCGACGAAGAGGTCGAGCCATCCGTCATTGTCGAAATCGGCCCATGCCGCGCCAACGGCATGATTGGCTTCGGCGAGGCCCAAGAGCGGCGCGACATCCTCGAAACTGCCGGCGCCCTTGTTGCGGTAGAGGGTGTTGGCGCCGTAGCTCGCGACGAACAGGTCGAGTTCGCCGTCATTGTTATAGTCGCCGACCGCGCAGCCGACGCTCCCTTCGGTACGCGGGCGGCCCGGACGATCGATGCCGAGCGCCGGCGCGACGTCGGTGAAGCGGTCGCCGTCGTTGCGCCAGAGCGCGTCGGTTGCGCCCGACTGGTTGGCGAGAAAGAGGTCGAGGTCGCCATCGCGGTCGTAGTCGAACCAGCAGGCGCCGACGGTCGGCCGCGGATCGTCGCCGGCCCGTTCGGCGCCGACGCGCACGAGGCTGTTCGCGTCCTGACGAGACAGCGCATTGGGACCGCTCCGGTTGGCCGCGAAGAGATCGAGGTCGCCGTCATTGTCGAAATCGACCCAGCTCGACTGACGCGCGGATCGCCCGGCCGCGACCGGTGCGGCGGCTTGCGGAATGAAGCGGCGACCGCGGTCGTTGCGGAGGAGCAGGTTGGCAGCATTCTCTTTCGTGGCGCCGGCGTAGAGGTCGGGCCAGCCGTCGCCGTCATAATCGCCCCAGGCAAGGCCGCGCATTTCGGCGCCCGAGACGGGGAGGCCCGTCGCGGCGCCGATGCTGCTGAAGGTGCCGCGATCGTTGCGGTAGAGACGAATCTCGCCGCTTGCGAGCGAGACGGCAAGGTCGAGGTCACCGTCGCGGTCGAAATCGGCCCAGCTGTTCGAGAGCGATCCGGGGTGTGTGAAATCCCCCGGCTGGACTGGCGAAAAGGCGGGGGAGGGGGGCTGGGTCGCCCCGACGCCGGCAACGCCGAGCGAGAGGGCGACCCAGGCCAGGGGGCGCATCAGTTCATCGTGCATGACGCGGACTCCCTTGGCTGGCCGGGATCAGAATTCGACCGCGATCC includes:
- a CDS encoding DUF1134 domain-containing protein; protein product: MRLSFTRFAAMAVASIGLGLSSLPAAAQMTQIDPNSAIDADLDTPPPPPPAETYSDSSLDSDLATGDQQITSDSGVAATTGDPAVAATTAPPGSTYKKDDLIGAAEGVFGKGAQGLASMIEDILKKQGEPNAYIVGREASGALVLGVRYGSGTLYHKIEGEMPAYWTGPSVGFDAGANAGNTFVLVYNLFDSNDLYKRYPAGEGAAYLIGGFNASYLRRGDVVLIPIRVGVGARLGANVGYMKFRKKQSWVPF
- a CDS encoding VCBS repeat-containing protein, whose translation is MHDELMRPLAWVALSLGVAGVGATQPPSPAFSPVQPGDFTHPGSLSNSWADFDRDGDLDLAVSLASGEIRLYRNDRGTFSSIGAATGLPVSGAEMRGLAWGDYDGDGWPDLYAGATKENAANLLLRNDRGRRFIPQAAAPVAAGRSARQSSWVDFDNDGDLDLFAANRSGPNALSRQDANSLVRVGAERAGDDPRPTVGACWFDYDRDGDLDLFLANQSGATDALWRNDGDRFTDVAPALGIDRPGRPRTEGSVGCAVGDYNNDGELDLFVASYGANTLYRNKGAGSFEDVAPLLGLAEANHAVGAAWADFDNDGWLDLFVAAYTGRSGAQQPANRLFRNLGGKGFANVLPPGSTLDVADHGVQWIDYDRDGALDLSVTRGYTDTGGHFLFHNDLDQAAARRSLAVRVLDKAGRFTRMGAEVRLTDAAGAVLATRQVSTGEGYNSQGTQPVHFGLATMAPVTVEVTFMGKQGRKTQRIERVAPARYAGKELVVREH